Proteins from a genomic interval of Methanofollis formosanus:
- a CDS encoding MFS transporter, translating to MQEDRPPSSAARRQNAFRLILILGVVSLLGDIVSNGARSVTGPYLLTLGGSAAIVGLVAGIGEFTGYGLRVLTGLYADQTRHYWRTVYIGYGLLIAIPFLAVAATWEAAALLIVTERVGKAIRAPARDTIISLASFRVGRGWGVGVHKALDQVGAIIGPLVLSAAVLWGAGYEAGFAMLALPIAFLFVFLFIGKETAPTPAVFEKSEMDRSIEPRRFVPFATFLFLSMAGFASFPLISYHMKVQGLLTDPQIPLVYALAMTASTAVALVVGWTYDRVGTQALLFIPCVNLAIPVLAFGGSATLVILGTAIWGAGVGLHETVMRAALADRTATDVRGQAFGFIYAVYGAGWFLGSTVMGVLYEVSVGHIIGFVVIVEILAGMAYLWMRRGVGGRAGDPP from the coding sequence ATGCAGGAGGACCGCCCGCCGTCGAGCGCCGCCCGACGGCAGAACGCCTTCAGGCTTATTCTCATCCTCGGGGTCGTCAGCCTCCTCGGCGACATCGTCTCGAACGGTGCCCGGAGCGTTACCGGCCCCTACCTCCTCACCCTCGGCGGTTCGGCCGCCATCGTCGGGCTTGTCGCCGGGATCGGGGAGTTCACCGGTTACGGCCTGCGGGTGCTCACCGGGCTGTACGCCGACCAGACCAGACACTACTGGCGGACCGTCTATATCGGGTACGGGCTCCTGATCGCTATCCCATTCCTTGCCGTCGCCGCCACCTGGGAGGCCGCCGCCCTCCTCATCGTCACCGAACGGGTCGGCAAGGCGATCCGGGCACCGGCACGCGACACCATCATCTCCCTCGCCTCGTTCCGGGTCGGTCGGGGATGGGGCGTCGGGGTCCACAAGGCCCTCGACCAGGTCGGCGCGATCATCGGTCCCCTCGTTCTCTCGGCCGCCGTCCTCTGGGGTGCGGGCTACGAGGCCGGGTTCGCCATGCTCGCCCTCCCGATCGCCTTCCTCTTCGTCTTCCTTTTCATCGGGAAAGAGACCGCCCCCACCCCCGCGGTCTTCGAGAAGAGCGAAATGGACCGAAGCATCGAACCCCGCCGGTTCGTCCCCTTCGCCACCTTTCTCTTTCTCTCAATGGCCGGGTTCGCCAGTTTCCCCCTCATCTCCTACCACATGAAAGTCCAGGGCCTCCTCACCGACCCCCAGATCCCCCTCGTCTATGCCCTCGCCATGACCGCCTCCACCGCCGTCGCCCTCGTCGTCGGGTGGACCTACGACCGTGTCGGGACACAGGCCCTTCTCTTCATCCCGTGTGTCAACCTCGCCATCCCTGTCCTCGCCTTCGGTGGCTCGGCCACTCTCGTCATCCTCGGGACCGCCATCTGGGGCGCCGGAGTCGGACTGCATGAGACCGTGATGCGGGCAGCCCTCGCCGACCGGACGGCCACCGACGTGCGCGGGCAGGCCTTCGGGTTCATCTATGCGGTCTACGGTGCCGGGTGGTTCCTCGGGAGCACGGTGATGGGCGTCCTCTATGAGGTTTCGGTCGGCCACATCATCGGGTTCGTGGTGATCGTCGAGATACTCGCAGGCATGGCCTACCTCTGGATGCGGCGAGGGGTGGGGGGCCGGGCCGGGGATCCTCCATGA
- a CDS encoding TolB family protein yields MTRRGQAAAVLALLLVLAAPAQAAGTDGWAVTLCVLPDSHPVLLAPGAPTGVDPVLCDGLVVWYAPGHQDWDILAYDPVAGTLTARRNSGVPVRGDRIAWIETDNSGLAWLTGPERTRLPLPTNDWEEGHAVVGGDHLVYERTQNGESDIFLYNLTDGTETAVCTAPGNQRRPWLSGHAVVWEDRRDGTADIHLADLVTGEERALATGPAEQSRPVVSGDRVVWQESRDGTWRVRLAALNGTSLSPSLEIRAMNEPSPSLSGDLLLWTERQPGGTDLCLLPLDRSEARDRSSRYVVESGENEGGGVDEEYSGVIATGEYVFFATGVPTGMAGASVDLNWDDDTSSLLLLITGPDGSVFRFRDKDDGEANGAVRVRFSRDGGVAPGTWTSAVYGWEAGESTAFTYRWYLEPI; encoded by the coding sequence ATGACCCGCCGAGGCCAGGCCGCGGCAGTGCTCGCCCTCCTCCTCGTCCTCGCCGCTCCGGCTCAGGCGGCCGGTACGGACGGCTGGGCGGTCACCCTCTGCGTCCTCCCTGACAGCCATCCTGTTCTCCTCGCCCCCGGGGCACCTACCGGAGTCGACCCGGTCCTCTGTGATGGCTTGGTCGTGTGGTATGCCCCCGGCCACCAGGACTGGGACATCCTCGCCTATGACCCCGTGGCCGGGACGCTGACCGCCCGCAGGAACAGCGGCGTCCCGGTGCGAGGCGACCGCATCGCCTGGATCGAGACGGACAACTCCGGCCTGGCCTGGCTTACCGGGCCGGAAAGAACGCGCCTTCCCCTCCCGACAAACGACTGGGAAGAGGGGCACGCCGTCGTCGGAGGGGATCATCTGGTATACGAACGGACACAGAACGGTGAGAGCGACATCTTCCTGTACAATCTCACCGACGGCACCGAGACCGCGGTCTGCACCGCACCCGGGAACCAACGCCGGCCCTGGTTATCAGGGCATGCCGTCGTCTGGGAAGACCGGCGGGACGGTACCGCCGACATCCACCTCGCCGACCTGGTCACCGGGGAGGAACGGGCGCTCGCCACCGGACCGGCGGAACAGAGTCGACCGGTCGTCTCGGGGGACCGGGTCGTCTGGCAGGAAAGTCGTGACGGCACCTGGCGGGTCCGCCTCGCCGCCCTCAACGGCACATCTTTGTCCCCATCCCTGGAAATCAGGGCCATGAACGAACCCTCCCCATCCCTCTCCGGCGACCTTCTCCTCTGGACCGAACGACAACCGGGCGGGACAGACCTCTGTCTTCTCCCGCTGGACAGGAGCGAGGCAAGAGATAGAAGCAGCAGATACGTCGTGGAGAGCGGAGAGAATGAGGGGGGCGGCGTGGACGAGGAGTACAGCGGAGTGATCGCCACGGGAGAGTATGTCTTCTTTGCGACCGGGGTGCCGACAGGAATGGCCGGGGCCTCGGTCGACCTGAACTGGGACGACGATACGAGTTCTCTTCTCCTCCTCATCACCGGACCCGACGGGTCGGTCTTCAGGTTCAGAGACAAAGACGACGGAGAAGCAAATGGAGCGGTGCGGGTGCGTTTCAGCCGCGACGGCGGGGTTGCCCCGGGCACCTGGACAAGTGCGGTGTACGGCTGGGAAGCCGGAGAAAGTACGGCCTTCACCTACCGCTGGTACCTCGAACCGATCTGA